A single region of the Rathayibacter rathayi genome encodes:
- a CDS encoding immunity protein Imm33 domain-containing protein, which translates to MEIIPQAGACLMTVNAWEGRAPVRWMLRERSNAPVDNGWRIMSAADSSEYLADSDNWRITDFNDACEIEPALIGIYDLPVGSDLQIVIDEHGKRIVDTPTGRELTPERMYVPPGHRR; encoded by the coding sequence ATGGAGATTATTCCTCAGGCAGGGGCATGTCTGATGACGGTGAACGCGTGGGAGGGTCGCGCTCCGGTGCGGTGGATGCTGCGCGAGAGGTCGAACGCACCGGTCGACAACGGCTGGCGGATTATGAGCGCGGCGGACAGCAGCGAGTACCTCGCCGACTCGGACAACTGGCGCATCACCGATTTCAACGATGCGTGCGAGATCGAGCCCGCGCTGATCGGTATCTACGACCTCCCGGTCGGAAGCGATCTGCAGATCGTCATCGACGAGCACGGCAAACGTATCGTCGACACGCCGACCGGTCGAGAACTGACACCCGAGAGGATGTACGTCCCGCCAGGACATCGACGCTGA